GCCGAGTGGCGCTGACGAAGGATTCCACGGCGTCGGTTGAACATAGATCGCCTGCACATGAGCTACACCTCTGCCTGCCGCGCAAGCGGCGCGTACCTGCTGCTGATCTGGGCGCTGGCACTGCTGGCCGGCTGTAGCACTGCGCCAGGCGCCGAGCCAACCCTGCAGCCAGCGCTGATGCCGAGTGCGCCGACAGCCGCGCTGCCAACTGACGGGCCAGCCCCCGCGCCAACCGCAGCCGCACCTGGGGCCGCGCTACCGGGGCGCCTGCTGTTTGTGCAAAGCGGCAACCTGTGGCTCTGGCAGGGCGACAGCGGGCGGCAGCTCACCAGCACCGGCGACGCAATTCAGCCGGCGTGGTCGCCCGACGGCACGCGGATCGCCTATGTGCGGCGCGTGAATAGCGCCAGCGACCTGCTGCTGTTGCCAGCCGAGGGCACCGGCGCGCCGACCCAACTGACCGACAATAGCCCTGATCCGGCGCTTTACAGCTACGACCGGATCTACAACAGCGTGTGGGCCTTCTACCCGGCGTGGTCGCCCGATGGCCTTACGCTGGCGTACGCATCGCAGTTTGGCCCGCCCGGCGGCGCGCCGGTGGCCGAGTACCGCATGGCGCTGTTCGTGATCGCAGCGGCAGGCGGGCCGCCGTCACAGATCTACAGCGCGGCGAACGGCCAGGTAGGCCGGCCGGTGTACGCACCCGACGGCAGTACAATCGTGTTCGCATTCGATCCAACCGGCGACGATCCGCCGGCGCTGTACCGCTACACCACGGCCACTGAGGTGGCCGAGCCACTGCTCGGCGCCCCCCAGCAGAGCTACGACCCGACCTTCTCAGCCGACGGGCGCTGGCTGGCGTTCGCAGCCCGCACGGGCACCACCACCGATATCTTCGCGTTGCCGCCAGGCGGCGGCACCCCGACCCGCCTCACCACGAGCGGCACGGCGCGTGCGCCAGCTTTCGCACCCGACGGTAGCGCGCTGGCGTTTCTGGCTGTGGCGCCTGGCGGCAGCAGCTTCGACCTGTGGGTGGCCGACCTACGGCGCGACGCGGCGGGCACGCTACAGGCCGGCGAGCCGCGCCAGATCACCCACGACATGCACCTCGACGCCGACTCGGGCATCGCATGGGCGCGCTAAACCGGCTGTAGTTGGATCGATCGCAATCTGCTGCAATCTTGGAATGCCGGCGCGGCAACTCGCTGGGTATGCTAGGCGTTGCGGGGGCGCAAGCGCCCGCTAACGCTGCGCAGCTACCTCGATAGGAGCGATGCCCATGATTCTCAGCACGATCGACCTCATCTTCATTGCCGCCGGCATCCTGCTGTTCGCACTTGGGATCGTATGCGCGATGGTAGCGGCGCGTAAAGAGGCGCGCATGCTGGTGATCGCAGACACACCAACCACCGCCGCAGGCGATGTCGAACGGATCTACCGCGCCAATGGCGCGTATGGCCAGGCCTGCGAGATCGCCGGTGTGATCGAGTGCGACGCGCCGCTGAGCGGGCCGCTGACCGGCCAGTCGTGCGTGGCCTACAGCCACCTGCTCAGATGGGAAGATTGGGGCAAGGCCACCGCGTGGGATCACAACCGCGCGCGCTCGGCCGACGGGCTGGTCTGCCGCGATAGCGGCACCGAGTTCGACGATCGCTGCGTGCCGACCTTCTGGGTGCGCGACGCCAGTGGGCGGGTGCAGATCGACCCGATCAATGCCGACCTGGATCTACAGGAACTCGACCAGCGCTACGACGTGACGCTGGCGAGTGTTGGCGATAGTGAGCGGCGCACCTGGCGCACCGAGAAGGCACTACCAACCGGCCACGCCGTCTATGTGCTCGGCTACCTGGCCGAGCGGCAGGGCGCGCCAGTGCTCCAGCGGCACCCGACCGACCGCACAAAGAAGTTCTTGATCAGCCATCGCAGCGAGCAAAAGCTGATCGGCGCGCACCGCCTGCAGTCGTATGCCTACTATTTCGCGGCCGGCATCAGCGGCAGCCTGGGGCTTGTGATGCTGATCTGGCGTTTTCTGCAGCTGCGCATCCAGCTGTAAGGCGTTCAGCGCGGCAGTTCGGTTGAGGCCTGCCTATAGTGTTAGGCCGTACGCAGTTGCATCATTCCGCATCTCGATGCGGCGTACCGCGCTGCGGCAGGCTGAGCACGCCAACTGCGTACGGCCTCAGTGTGTCGATCAGCCCTGCACTTCCAGCAGCGGCGCTGGTACGGTCGGCTCGCCGGCCTCTTCCGGCGGCGTGCTGCGGCGCGGCGGCACCGCCGACTGGCTGAGCATAATGCTGCGCTCCCACTCGGCCACGCGCAAATGCCCCAGCGCGCGCCACGATGCCGTCACCGGCACGGTGCCTAGATCGCGCTGGATCTGGCGCGCGGCCAACCCCAGGATGGCCGTATACGTCGGGTAGGCCAGCTCTAGCTCGGCCAACTGCTCGACCTGCATGCCGGCGGCCATGCCGGCTGCAATCATCTGCACGGCCTCGACCGCCTGCTCGCCGACGACGTGCGCACCCAAGATTTTGTGCGTCGAGCGCGAGGCGATCAGCTTGCAGCAGCCCAGCGTGCGCCCATCGACCACCGCGCGATCCAGGTCGGCGTAGGGCACCACCGCGACAGCATAGTCGCCGCCGGCGCGGGCCTGCTGCTCAGTCTGGCCCACGCTGCCATACTCGGGGTCGGTAAAGCCGCCGTGTGGGACGATCTGGTGAGACGAGGCACGCTCGAGCCCGAGCAGCGCATTCTCGGCCGCGATGCGCCCCTGCTGGCTGCCGCTCTGCACCAGCATCATGCGCCCGGTGATATCGCCGGCCGCGAAGATATGCGGCGCACTCGTGCGCAGGGCATCGTCGACAAGCACGTAGCCACGTTCGTGCGCCACCTCGGCCGCAGCCAGGTTCAGCTCATCGGCATTGCCGGCCCAACCGGTGGCCAGGATCACGGCTTCGGCCGGCAGCACGTGGGCGCAGCCGGCGCGCAGATAGTGAACCGCCAGCCCGTCGTCGCGGCGCTCGACCCGCTCGACACCGCTGATCTCGGTGATCAGCTCGATCCCGCGTTGGCGAAACGCCTCGGCAACAGTCAGCGACACGACCTCGTCCTCGTAGCTCAGAATGCGCGGCGCAACCTCGAGCAGCCGAACCTCTACGCCAAACGCGGCGAAGATCGAAGCGAGCTGGCAGCCGGTAGCTGCCCCACCGACGATCGCGATCGAGCGCGGCAGGCGCGTCATCGACCACACATCGCGCGGGTTGAGCGTATATTCGCTGCCGGGGAAGCGCAGGCTACGCGGCCGCCCGCCCGCCGCAACGATGAACTTATTAGCCTGGAGCGTGGTCTGGCTCGACAGCGCGACCGTGTGCGGGTCGACGAAGTGTGCGCCGCCGGTGTAGGTGTACACCGTCGCGCCAGCTGCCGCAAGATGATCGAGAATATGCTTCTTCTCGTGAACACGATCAACGATCTGGCGAGTCTGTGCCAGCAGCCTGGGGAAATCGATCACCGGCTGCGCGCCGACAATCCCATACTCGGCAAACTGCTCGGCGTCGCGCACTAGCCGGGCAGCTTTGGCCAGCACCCGCGTCGGCACACAGCCGTCGTTCGTGCAGGTGCCGCCAACGCGGCTGCGATCGAGCAGCGCGACTGAGGCGCCCAGCTCGCAGGCACGCAGCGCGGCGGTGACACCGGCAGGCCCGCCGCCAATGACGATCATGTCATACATCACTTCCACCTCCGATCCGCTACCTGCCATCGTGAAAATAAGTGCAATAAATCACATAGGCGCAGTATAGCAAGATCAGGCAGGGCGAAGAACACCAGAAAGGCGAGGGATAGCCCCGCCGAATGGCGAGGAGTGCCGCCTCGAAGTGGGCCGAGCTGTCAAGAATCATGCCGATGTAAGTGTTCACAGTTATCCTGGTCCGAAACTGTAGTATACTTTGCGTATGACGCTCCTTGAGGAACATACACGCTTGCAAGCTGACCATGCCCAGCTGCAGACCGAGCATGCCGAACTCCGCGCCTTGGTCGTGCAACTGCACGCGCAGTTGGCTGCTGCGCAGCAGCGCATTGCTGAATTGGAGCAGCAGCACACTGACCCGCCGCCCTTTGTCAAGTCCAATCGTCCCAAATCCGCTGAACCCAAACCAAAGCGCAAGAAGCGTGCGCCACACCACAATCACGGTCGTAAGCGTATGACACCTACCCGTAGCGTTGCGCATGCGCTCGAACGCTGCCCCGACTGTGCCTATCGCTTGCAGGGCCACAGCCTCGATTATGCACGTGAGGTACTGGAACTGCCCGAACCGCAGCCCATCGAGGTCATTGAGCACCGCATCATCAAACGCTTCTGTCCGCACTGCAAACGCTGGCACAGCCCCAAGCTCGACCTGGACGGCGTGGTGCTCGGTCAGGGGCGCATCGGCGTGCGGATCGCCAGCTTGATTGCCTATCTGCGCACCACCTTGCGCTTGCCCATTCGGCGTATTCAGGCCTATTTGAGCAGCCTGCACCAGTTGCACCTCAGCACGGGTGAAATTGTCGAACTCCTGCATCAGCTCCGTCGCACGCTCCAAGACGAGCTGACCCAGCTCAAGCAGGCGGCGCGGGCGAGCCCGATCCTGCACGGCGATGAAACCAGCTGGCGTGAGAATGGGCAAAACGGCTATATCTGGGCCTTCTCGACGCCAGGCGACGACGCCATCCGTTATTATGAATATGACCACAGCCGCTCCCAAGCGGTGCTCAAGCGCATCTTGGATGGCAAGTTTCACGGGCACTTGGTGAGTGACTTTTATGGTGGCTACAACGCGTATGCGGGCAAGCATCAACGCTGCTGGACGCACCTGCTGCGTGATCTGCACGCACTCAAAGCGGCGCATCCGCAGGACACGGACGTGCTGGCATGGGCGCAGTCGGTGCGGGCGCTCTATGATCAGGCGCACACGTGGCTGGACAACCACCCGGAGCCGAGTCAGGCGGAGCGCGAGTGTGCGTATGTGGCGTTGACCAGTGGCAGCCATCAACTCGGGCTCCAGTACGCTAGAGCGTCCACGCATGCGTGCGGTGCGCTCGCCAAGCGGTTGCTGCGGCACGAAGATGAGCTGTTCCAGTTCGTGCTCATTGCGGGCTTGAGTGCGAGCAATAATCTGGCCGAACGCTCCATCCGTCCGCTGGTGGTTTGCCGCAAGATCAGTGGTGGCTCGCGCAGCAAGGAAGGAACCAAGACGCGCATGGGGCTTGCCAGTTTATTTGAGACCTGGCAGGCGCGCAAGCTCAACCCCTTCGATGAGTGCCTCAAACGGCTCAAGGAATTGGCGTCCGCTCCTCGCGAAACTCCTTTACCCCAAATCTGAACAGTTACATGCCGATCCAACCTGGTATAGCGGTGCGAAACCAGCTATAATAGCTGGCTATGCCAACACTCCATGTGCTGCTGATGCAGCTGCCGGTTCCGAACAACCCCGCCACGAATGTGCCTCTAGCGGCCGGCTACCTGAAAGCCTACGCCCAAGCGCGCGGCCTGCTCGATCTTGTGCAGATCGACATCCTGCCACGCGAGCTAGCCGACACGGCCGGCGATGCGCTACTGGCCGACGCGATCACGGCACAGCGGCCCGACCTGCTGGGGATCTCGCTGTACACCTGGAATAGCGAGCGCAGCCTGGGCCTGGCCGCACGCCTCAAGGCGCGCCTGCCCGGCCTGATCGTGGTGGTGGGCGGCCCGGAGGTACAGCCCGACAACCACTGGCTGCTGCATCACCCGGCTGTCGATCTGGCGGTGATCGGCGAGGGCGAGCAGACCTTTGCCGAGCTGCTGGAACTGTTGGCGAGCAACACCGCGCGGCCTGGCACGGTCCTTGAGTACCTGCCTGCGCTCCCTGGCCTTCCGGCGATCTCGGGGCTGGCCTTCCGCAATCGTGCTGGTGAGGTCGTCGTCACGCCCGAGCGCGCCGCGCTGAGCGACCTGGCGCCGCTGCCCTCGCCCTACCTGCTGGGCTACCTTGCGCCCGGCCCGATCATGATGATCGAGATCTCGCGCTGGTGCCCATACGCCTGCGCCTTCTGCCTGTATGGCCGCAATATGGGCGCGAAGCTGGGCAGCCGCTACTTCCCGCTCGAGCGTGTACTGGCCGAGCTGCGCTGGGGCCGCGACCACGGCGCGCGCCAGATCCACTTTGTCGAGGCGAACCTGAACCTGGTGCCGCTGTTCCGCCCGCTGATGCGCGCGCTGGCCGACATGAACGCCGACGGCGCGCTGGCGCTGTATGCCGAGCTGCGCGGCGAGCACCTGGACAACGACGTCGTCGACGCGCTGTGCCGCGCCGGCCTGCGCGTGGCCGAGGTGGGGCTACAAACCGCCAACCCGCTGGCGCTGAGCGTCGCGCAGCGGCGCACCAACCTGCGCACCTGGGCGGCCGGCACGCGCCGCCTGCAGGCACGCGGCGTCGAGATCTACCTCGACGTGATTCTGGGGCTGCCGGCCGACGACGCCACCGGCATCGCCAGCACGATCGAGTTCATCGAGCGCGAGAACCTGGGGCCGTACGATGTATTTACGCTGCAGGTGCTGCCCGGCACGGCCACGCGCCGGCAGGCGGCCGAGTATGCGCTGGTGTACCAGGATCGCCCGCCCTACTACATCCTCGGCACCGACCGGCTGAGCTACGCCGAGTTGCGGCGGCTGCGGCGTGTGCTCAAGCGCGGCGCCGGGCTCGACCCCGACGAGATTGAGGGTTGCCCGCCGCCACGCGAGCACGCCCTGGCAGGTGCCCCTGGGCACGCCGCCCAGCCGGTGTGCTATAGCCACATATGGCTTGTGGATGCCGATCAGGCCGGCTGGCTGGCCGCCGCCGAACAATCGAACCGCCTGGCGCACCATGTCGATGTGGTGGCGCGCTGGGCCGATGCCGGCCGGCTGGCCGGCTGGCTGGCCGCCGCGATCGACAGCAACCCCTCGACGCTGTTCGACTGCTACTTGCTGGCCGATTTCGCACCGGAACCCGCGCTAGTGGCCGGCTGGGGCGCGGCGCTGCCCTACCACCCCGGCTACCTCGACCGGGTAGCTGTGTACCGGCGCGCCGAGCCTGGCCCAGGCCACGCGCGCGCGAGTTTGCGGCTGTGGCTGGTGCTGCCATGGGCGGTGCAGGCCGACCCAGCCGACTACACGGGCGTGGCCGCGATCATCTGGGCCTACGACCTGGCCAGCGGCGAAGCACCGCCGTTGGGCGCGTGGGCCGCAGCCGGCGGCGCGGGCGTGTGGCCACGTGGCTGTTCGGCCGAGCAGGTGGCCGGCTGGCGCACCGCAACCGGCATGCGGCTGTGGGGCTAGAGCGTTTTTTGTGAAACCCGGCACAAGATCTGTTATTGCAAGTGTAACCTTCGTTCGTATAATGCGTACAGGCGCACGGATCCAGCCGTGCAATGGAGACGTACTATCGGCAATGCTGGAACTGTGTAGGAGCATACCGTGGAACTATCGAGCGTAGACGCCCCCATGCTTGCACCGATCGAACATACCACCCGGCGCCTGCAGCCAGTAAATATCTTCTTTGCGCCCAAATCAGTTGCGGTGATTGGCGCGTCGGAGGCGCCCGGCAGCGTTGGGCGCACGGTACTGTGGAACCTGGTGAGCAGCCCATTCGGCGGCACGGTGTACCCGGTGAACGACAAGCGCACCAACGTGCTGGGCATCAAATCCTACCCCAACCTATCCGCACTGCCACAGCCAGTCGATCTCGCGGTGGTCATCACGCCCGCGCCGAGCGTACCCGGCATCATCGCCGAGTGTGCCGCCACCGGTGTCGGCGGCGCGATCATCATTTCGGCCGGCTTCAAAGAGACCGGGCCAGACGGCCTGGCGCTCGAGCAGCGCGTGCTGGCCGAGGCGCGTCAGGGCAACATGCGGATCATCGGGCCGAACTGCCTGGGCCTGATGCGGCCAACCAACGGCCTGAACGCATCGCTGGCCAACGGCATCGCCAGCCCCGGCAACGTAGCCTTCATCAGCCAGAGCGGCACGCTTGGCGCGGCGATTCTCGACTGGAGCATGCACGAGCACTTCGGCTTTAGCGCGTTCATCTCAGTCGGCTCGATGCTCGATGTCGGCTGGGGCGATCTGATCGACTACCTCGGCAACGACCCGCATACCAAGAGCATCTTGCTGTACATGGAGTCGATCGGCGATGTGCGCTCGTTCATCTCGGCCGCGCGCGAGGTGTCGCTGAGCAAACCGATCATCGTGCTGAAGGGCGGGCGCACCGAGGCCGGCGCGCAGGCAGCCGCCTCGCACACCGGCTCGCTCACCGGCAGCGACGCCGTGCTACACGCGGCGCTGCGGCGCTGCGGCGCGGTGCGGGTCAACTCGATCGCCGACCTGTTCAACATGGCCGAGGTGCTGGCCAAACAGCCACGCCCGGCCGGCCCGCGCCTGACCATCCTGACCAACGCCGGCGGGCCGGGCGTACTGGCCGCCGACGAGCTGATCGCCAGCGGCGGTGAGCTGGCCCCGCTCGGCCCCAATACGCTCGAGGCGCTCGATCAGCTGCTACCGTACCACTGGAGCCACAGCAACCCGATCGATATCGTGGGCAATGCCGGCCCCGATCGCTACGCCAAATCGGTCGAGATCGCCATCAGCGACCCGAGCAGCGACGGCCTGCTGGTGATCCTCTCGCCCCAGGCTGTGACCGACGCCACCGCTACAGCCACGCGGCTGGCGGCGTTCGCGCGCACCAGCGGCAAGCCGCTGCTGGCCAGCTGGATGGGCGGCGCCGAGACGCGCGAGGGCGAGACGATCTTGAACCGCGCGAACATCCCGACATTCCCCTACCCCGACACCGCCGCGCGGATGTTCTATTACATGTGGCGCTACAGCTATAATCTGCGCGGCCTGTACGAGACGCCCATCCTGCCGGCGGCCTCGGAAATCATCTCGGCCCAGCGCGCCGAGGTCGAGCAGCGCATCCTGGCCGCTCGCGCGTCGGGCCGCACCCTGCTGACCGAGGTCGAATCGAAGCAGCTGCTGGCGGCCTACGGCATTCCCACCGCCGAGTCGCGCGTGGCGACCAGCGAGGCCGAGGCGGCGCGGATTGCCAGGGCGATCGGCTTCCCGGTAGTGCTAAAGCTACTCTCGAACACGATCGCGCATAAGAGCGATGTTGGTGGGGTGAAACTGCACCTCGACGACTCGAGCTCGGTGCGGCGGGCCTACCGCGAGATCAAAGCCCAGGTGAGCGCCAAGGTTGGCCCCGAGCATTTTCTGGGCGTCTCGGTGCAGCCGATGATCTCGGACGACGGCTACGAGCTGATCGTCGGCAGCAGCCTCGACCCGCAATTCGGGCCGGTGCTGCTATTTGGCGCAGGCGGGCGTATGGTCGAAGTATTTCGCGACCACACGCTTGGGCTGCCGCCGCTCACCACCACGCTAGCGCGGCGCATGATTGAGCGCACGCGCGTATTCAGGGCGCTGCGCGGCATCGGCGGCCGCGCGCCGATCGATATGGCTGCACTCGAGCAGCTGCTGGTGCGCTTCAGCCAGCTGGTGATCGAACAGCGCTGGATTCGCGAGATCGACATCAACCCGCTGCTGGTATCCGAGCGGCGCATGATCGCGCTCGACGCGCGCGTGGTGCTGCACGGCCCCGATGTGAGCGAGGACGCGCTGCCACGCTCGGCGATCCGGCCCTACCCCAGCCAGTATGTCAAGCCGTTTGAGCTGCGCGATGGCTCCTACGTGCTGATCCGCCCGATCCGCCCCGAAGACGAGCCGTTGATCGTCGAGTTTCACTCGACGCTCTCAGAAGAGAGTGTGTACCTGCGCTACTTCTACCCCATGTCGCTCGACCAGCGCATCGCCCACGAGCGGCTGACGCGGATCTGCTTCATCGACTACGACCGCGAGATGGTGCTGGTGGCCGAGCGCACCGATGCTGCCAGCGGCACACGCACAATCATCGGCGTGGGCAACCTGCTGAAGGTGCATGGCACTAATCACGGCGAATTCGCTGCGGTGGTGAGCGATGCCAGCCAGGGCCAGGGGCTCGGCACCGAGCTGCTGCGCCGCCTGATCGAGATCGGCCGCGACGAGAACCTCGATCGGATCATTGCCGACGTGCTGCCCGAGAATCGCGATATGCAGCGCGTGTTCCAGAAGCTGGGCTTCCGGTTTCGCCGCTCGCTGGGCGACCCGACTAAGGTCGAGTTCGACCTGTAGGCGCGCCCTGGCGCACTGCCGCGCCT
The sequence above is drawn from the Candidatus Kouleothrix ribensis genome and encodes:
- a CDS encoding bifunctional acetate--CoA ligase family protein/GNAT family N-acetyltransferase, whose amino-acid sequence is MLAPIEHTTRRLQPVNIFFAPKSVAVIGASEAPGSVGRTVLWNLVSSPFGGTVYPVNDKRTNVLGIKSYPNLSALPQPVDLAVVITPAPSVPGIIAECAATGVGGAIIISAGFKETGPDGLALEQRVLAEARQGNMRIIGPNCLGLMRPTNGLNASLANGIASPGNVAFISQSGTLGAAILDWSMHEHFGFSAFISVGSMLDVGWGDLIDYLGNDPHTKSILLYMESIGDVRSFISAAREVSLSKPIIVLKGGRTEAGAQAAASHTGSLTGSDAVLHAALRRCGAVRVNSIADLFNMAEVLAKQPRPAGPRLTILTNAGGPGVLAADELIASGGELAPLGPNTLEALDQLLPYHWSHSNPIDIVGNAGPDRYAKSVEIAISDPSSDGLLVILSPQAVTDATATATRLAAFARTSGKPLLASWMGGAETREGETILNRANIPTFPYPDTAARMFYYMWRYSYNLRGLYETPILPAASEIISAQRAEVEQRILAARASGRTLLTEVESKQLLAAYGIPTAESRVATSEAEAARIARAIGFPVVLKLLSNTIAHKSDVGGVKLHLDDSSSVRRAYREIKAQVSAKVGPEHFLGVSVQPMISDDGYELIVGSSLDPQFGPVLLFGAGGRMVEVFRDHTLGLPPLTTTLARRMIERTRVFRALRGIGGRAPIDMAALEQLLVRFSQLVIEQRWIREIDINPLLVSERRMIALDARVVLHGPDVSEDALPRSAIRPYPSQYVKPFELRDGSYVLIRPIRPEDEPLIVEFHSTLSEESVYLRYFYPMSLDQRIAHERLTRICFIDYDREMVLVAERTDAASGTRTIIGVGNLLKVHGTNHGEFAAVVSDASQGQGLGTELLRRLIEIGRDENLDRIIADVLPENRDMQRVFQKLGFRFRRSLGDPTKVEFDL
- a CDS encoding PD40 domain-containing protein; the protein is MSYTSACRASGAYLLLIWALALLAGCSTAPGAEPTLQPALMPSAPTAALPTDGPAPAPTAAAPGAALPGRLLFVQSGNLWLWQGDSGRQLTSTGDAIQPAWSPDGTRIAYVRRVNSASDLLLLPAEGTGAPTQLTDNSPDPALYSYDRIYNSVWAFYPAWSPDGLTLAYASQFGPPGGAPVAEYRMALFVIAAAGGPPSQIYSAANGQVGRPVYAPDGSTIVFAFDPTGDDPPALYRYTTATEVAEPLLGAPQQSYDPTFSADGRWLAFAARTGTTTDIFALPPGGGTPTRLTTSGTARAPAFAPDGSALAFLAVAPGGSSFDLWVADLRRDAAGTLQAGEPRQITHDMHLDADSGIAWAR
- a CDS encoding IS66 family transposase, producing MTLLEEHTRLQADHAQLQTEHAELRALVVQLHAQLAAAQQRIAELEQQHTDPPPFVKSNRPKSAEPKPKRKKRAPHHNHGRKRMTPTRSVAHALERCPDCAYRLQGHSLDYAREVLELPEPQPIEVIEHRIIKRFCPHCKRWHSPKLDLDGVVLGQGRIGVRIASLIAYLRTTLRLPIRRIQAYLSSLHQLHLSTGEIVELLHQLRRTLQDELTQLKQAARASPILHGDETSWRENGQNGYIWAFSTPGDDAIRYYEYDHSRSQAVLKRILDGKFHGHLVSDFYGGYNAYAGKHQRCWTHLLRDLHALKAAHPQDTDVLAWAQSVRALYDQAHTWLDNHPEPSQAERECAYVALTSGSHQLGLQYARASTHACGALAKRLLRHEDELFQFVLIAGLSASNNLAERSIRPLVVCRKISGGSRSKEGTKTRMGLASLFETWQARKLNPFDECLKRLKELASAPRETPLPQI
- a CDS encoding NAD(P)/FAD-dependent oxidoreductase gives rise to the protein MYDMIVIGGGPAGVTAALRACELGASVALLDRSRVGGTCTNDGCVPTRVLAKAARLVRDAEQFAEYGIVGAQPVIDFPRLLAQTRQIVDRVHEKKHILDHLAAAGATVYTYTGGAHFVDPHTVALSSQTTLQANKFIVAAGGRPRSLRFPGSEYTLNPRDVWSMTRLPRSIAIVGGAATGCQLASIFAAFGVEVRLLEVAPRILSYEDEVVSLTVAEAFRQRGIELITEISGVERVERRDDGLAVHYLRAGCAHVLPAEAVILATGWAGNADELNLAAAEVAHERGYVLVDDALRTSAPHIFAAGDITGRMMLVQSGSQQGRIAAENALLGLERASSHQIVPHGGFTDPEYGSVGQTEQQARAGGDYAVAVVPYADLDRAVVDGRTLGCCKLIASRSTHKILGAHVVGEQAVEAVQMIAAGMAAGMQVEQLAELELAYPTYTAILGLAARQIQRDLGTVPVTASWRALGHLRVAEWERSIMLSQSAVPPRRSTPPEEAGEPTVPAPLLEVQG
- a CDS encoding DUF4080 domain-containing protein; amino-acid sequence: MPTLHVLLMQLPVPNNPATNVPLAAGYLKAYAQARGLLDLVQIDILPRELADTAGDALLADAITAQRPDLLGISLYTWNSERSLGLAARLKARLPGLIVVVGGPEVQPDNHWLLHHPAVDLAVIGEGEQTFAELLELLASNTARPGTVLEYLPALPGLPAISGLAFRNRAGEVVVTPERAALSDLAPLPSPYLLGYLAPGPIMMIEISRWCPYACAFCLYGRNMGAKLGSRYFPLERVLAELRWGRDHGARQIHFVEANLNLVPLFRPLMRALADMNADGALALYAELRGEHLDNDVVDALCRAGLRVAEVGLQTANPLALSVAQRRTNLRTWAAGTRRLQARGVEIYLDVILGLPADDATGIASTIEFIERENLGPYDVFTLQVLPGTATRRQAAEYALVYQDRPPYYILGTDRLSYAELRRLRRVLKRGAGLDPDEIEGCPPPREHALAGAPGHAAQPVCYSHIWLVDADQAGWLAAAEQSNRLAHHVDVVARWADAGRLAGWLAAAIDSNPSTLFDCYLLADFAPEPALVAGWGAALPYHPGYLDRVAVYRRAEPGPGHARASLRLWLVLPWAVQADPADYTGVAAIIWAYDLASGEAPPLGAWAAAGGAGVWPRGCSAEQVAGWRTATGMRLWG